A region from the Metopolophium dirhodum isolate CAU chromosome 9, ASM1992520v1, whole genome shotgun sequence genome encodes:
- the LOC132952391 gene encoding balbiani ring protein 3-like: MMTANDERLYVVPDLLKSAYYACNKIQRDKYDEHETPDVDLRICCESIFKIVKLNTESGGFDSLGDRRSMVGKFQSVVHGELIRNLCEMASYYGHIDCLTFAREIGVPWNVNSGIKAFRWVQSACEHAAGNGKLDCLVYAHENGSQWDRSTCRAAASGGHLDCLRYTHENGCSWDEDTCSVAADRGQLHCLTYSHENGCPWDELTCQCAAGNGQLDCLRYAHENGCSWNEDTCSYAVENRQMDCLIYAHENKCPWDKETCNAAVEMGYQEFLMYAHENGCPWDEETCSIAALGGYLDCLIYARSNGCPWNEETCRFAAVNGHLECLTYANTNGCPWDEETCSEAATNGHLECLKYAHENGCPWDEETCSEAATNGHLECLKYAHENGCPWDEETCSEAATNRHLECLKYARENGCPWDEETCSEAAKKGNLDCLMYAHSNGCPWDEKTCLMAAKNGRLECLKYARENGCPWDEETCSEAAKKGNLDCLMYAHSNECPWDEETCCMAATNGRLECLKYARENGCPYGRKTIEAVVLYCSSYLKIRII; the protein is encoded by the coding sequence ATGATGACAGCTAACGACGAGAGATTATACGTCGTACCCGATCTGTTGAAGTCGGCTTACTACGCGTGTAACAAGATCCAGCGGGACAAGTACGACGAGCATGAGACTCCGGACGTCGACTTGCGGATTTGTTGCGAGTCGatttttaaaatcgtaaaaCTCAACACGGAGAGTGGTGGATTCGACTCGTTGGGTGATAGGAGGTCCATGGTTGGAAAGTTTCAGTCAGTGGTCCATGGCGAATTAATCCGTAACTTATGTGAGATGGCCTCGTATTACGGACACATTGATTGCTTGACGTTCGCTCGCGAGATTGGCGTTCCGTGGAACGTTAACTCGGGGATAAAAGCCTTCCGATGGGTCCAATCGGCGTGTGAACACGCCGCGGGCAATGGTAAACTGGACTGCTTGGTGTATGCTCATGAGAACGGCAGTCAATGGGACAGGTCGACGTGTAGAGCAGCCGCGTCTGGCGGACACTTAGACTGTCTTAGGTATACGCATGAAAATGGATGCTCTTGGGACGAAGACACGTGTAGTGTAGCTGCAGATCGTGGACAACTGCACTGTCTGACGTATAGCCACGAGAATGGATGTCCATGGGACGAACTAACGTGTCAGTGTGCTGCAGGAAATGGACAGCTGGACTGCTTGCGCTACGCCCATGAAAATGGATGTTCTTGGAACGAAGATACGTGTAGTTATGCTGTGGAAAATAGACAAATGGACTGTCTTATATACGCACATGAAAATAAATGCCCTTGGGATAAAGAAACGTGTAATGCAGCTGTGGAAATGGGATACCAGGAATTCCTTATGTATGCGCATGAAAACGGATGTCCTTGGGACGAAGAAACGTGTAGTATTGCTGCACTTGGTGGATATCTGGACTGCCTTATATATGCACGTTCGAACGGATGTCCTTGGAACGAAGAGACGTGTCGGTTTGCTGCAGTAAATGGACACCTGGAATGCCTCACATATGCGAATACGAATGGATGTCCTTGGGACGAAGAAACGTGTTCTGAAGCTGCGACAAATGGACATCTGGAATGTCTGAAGTATGCTCATGAAAATGGATGTCCTTGGGACGAAGAAACGTGTTCTGAAGCTGCGACAAATGGACATCTGGAATGTCTGAAGTATGCTCATGAAAATGGATGTCCTTGGGACGAAGAAACGTGTTCTGAAGCTGCGACAAATCGACATCTGGAATGTCTGAAGTATGCTCGTGAAAATGGATGTCCTTGGGACGAAGAAACGTGTTCTGAAGCTGCGAAAAAAGGAAACCTGGACTGCCTGATGTACGCGCATTCAAATGGATGTCCTTGGGATGAAAAAACGTGTCTTATGGCTGCGAAAAATGGACGTCTGGAATGTCTGAAGTATGCTCGTGAAAATGGATGTCCTTGGGACGAAGAAACGTGTTCCGAAGCTGCGAAAAAAGGAAACCTGGACTGCCTGATGTACGCGCATTCAAATGAATGTCCTTGGGATGAAGAAACGTGTTGTATGGCTGCGACAAATGGACGTCTGGAATGTCTGAAGTATGCTCGTGAAAATGGATGCCCATATGGTCGAAAAACGATTGAGGCAGTCGTTTTATATTGTTCGAGTTACCTCAAaattcgaataatataa